The following nucleotide sequence is from Paraburkholderia flava.
GTCGCGCTGGCTCGCCGAGCCGAACCTGAAAGTGGTGATTCTCGACGAACCGACGCGCGGCATCGATGTCGGCGCGAAGCACGAGATCTATAACGTGATCTATCAGCTCGCGGAGCGCGGCTGCGCGATCGTGATGATCTCGTCGGAACTGCCGGAAGTGCTGGGCGTGTCGGACCGCATCGTCGTGATGCGGCAGGGTCGTATTTCCGGCGAGCTTGCGCGCGGCGCCGCGACCGAACAGACCGTGTTGAGCCTGGCACTGCCGGAAAGCTCGACCGCACCAGAAACCGCCCGGGCGGCCTGAATACGATAGTTACCCGTCGGGAACGGGAGGAGTAAAGACATGCAAGCCAGAGAAAACCTCGCGCAACAGGCCGCCAAGAGCGCAGCCGACGCGCTGATTCCGCAGAGCAACGACAAGCAGAAATGGTGGCAGCACGTCACCGAGTACAGCCTGATCGTGATCTTCATCGTGATGTTCGCGACGATGTCGCTGACCGTCGATCATTTCTTCTCGATCGAGAACATGCTTGGCCTCGCGCTGTCGATCTCGCAGATCGGCATGGTGTCGTGCACGATGATGTTCTGTCTCGCGTCGCGAGACTTCGATCTGTCGGTGGGCTCGATCGTCGCGTTCGCCGGCGTGCTGTGTGCGATGGTGTTGAACGCGACCGGCAATACGTTTATCGCGATCGTGGCGGCGGTTGCGGCCGGCTCGGCGATCGGCTTCGTCAACGGCGCGGTGATCGCGTACCTGCGCATCAACGCGCTGATCACGACGCTCGCCACGATGGAAATCGTTCGTGGCCTCGGTTTCATCGTGTCGCACGGTCAGGCGGTCGGTGTGTCGTCGGACACGTTCATCGCGCTCGGCGGTCTGTCGATGTTCGGCGTGTCGCTGCCGATCTGGGTCACGCTGCTGTGCTTCATCGTGTTCGGTGTGATGCTGAACCAGACCGTGTACGGCCGTAATACGCTGGCGATCGGCGGCAATCCGGAAGCTTCGCGGCTCGCGGGGATCAACGTCGAACGCACGCGTGTGTGGATCTTCCTGGTTCAGGGCGCGGTGACCGCGCTTGCCGGTGTGATTCTCGCGTCGCGCATCACGTCGGGTCAGCCGAACGCGGCAGAAGGCTTTGAACTGAACGTGATTTCCGCGTGCGTGCTGGGCGGCGTGTCGCTGCTCGGCGGTCGCGCGACGATCTCGGGCGTCGTGATCGGCGTGCTGATCATGGGCACCGTCGAGAACGTGATGAACCTGATGAACATCGACGCGTTCTATCAGTACCTCGTGCGCGGCGCGATCCTGCTTGCCGCCGTGCTGCTCGACCAGTTGAAGAACCGCGGCGCGCGCGACTGAGCGCAACCGATCCTACACGCTACCAAGGAACGAACGATGTCCTCACCGGCCAACGCCACCGTCCATCAGGCGGACAACCCGTACGCACGTTACCCAAGTCTCGTCGACCGCTCGGTGCTGATCACCGGTGGTGCGACCGGCATCGGCGAGTCGTTCGTCGAGCATTTCGCGGCGCAGGGCGCACGCGTCGCGTTCTTCGATATCGATGCGAGCGCGGGTGAAGCGCTCGCCGACAAGCTCGGCGATTCGCGTCACAAGCCGCTGTTCCTGCGTTGCGATCTGACCGACATCGACGCGCTGCGTAAAGCGATCGCCAACGTGAAGGCGGCGCACGGCCCGATCCAGGCGCTCGTCAACAACGCGGCCAACGATCGCCGTCACACGATCGCCGAAGTAACGCCCGAATCGTTCGACGCGGGCATCGCGGTGAACGTGCGTCACCAGTTCTTCGCGGCGCAGGCGGTGATGGAAGACATGAAGGCTGCGCGCAGCGGCTCGATCGTCAACCTCGGTTCGATCAGCTGGATGCTGAAGAACGGTGGCTATCCGGTGTACGTGATGTCGAAGTCAGCGGTGCAGGGGCTCACGCGCGGACTCGCGCGCGACCTCGGACCGTTCGGTATTCGCGTGAATACGCTGGTGCCGGGCTGGGTGATGACGGAGAAGCAGAAGCGTCTGTGGCTTGACGACGCGGGACGTCGCCAGATCAAGGAAGGCCAGTGCATCGACGAAGAACTGCTGCCCGCCGATCTCGCGCGGATGGCGCT
It contains:
- the araH gene encoding L-arabinose ABC transporter permease AraH, with the protein product MQARENLAQQAAKSAADALIPQSNDKQKWWQHVTEYSLIVIFIVMFATMSLTVDHFFSIENMLGLALSISQIGMVSCTMMFCLASRDFDLSVGSIVAFAGVLCAMVLNATGNTFIAIVAAVAAGSAIGFVNGAVIAYLRINALITTLATMEIVRGLGFIVSHGQAVGVSSDTFIALGGLSMFGVSLPIWVTLLCFIVFGVMLNQTVYGRNTLAIGGNPEASRLAGINVERTRVWIFLVQGAVTALAGVILASRITSGQPNAAEGFELNVISACVLGGVSLLGGRATISGVVIGVLIMGTVENVMNLMNIDAFYQYLVRGAILLAAVLLDQLKNRGARD
- a CDS encoding SDR family NAD(P)-dependent oxidoreductase: MSSPANATVHQADNPYARYPSLVDRSVLITGGATGIGESFVEHFAAQGARVAFFDIDASAGEALADKLGDSRHKPLFLRCDLTDIDALRKAIANVKAAHGPIQALVNNAANDRRHTIAEVTPESFDAGIAVNVRHQFFAAQAVMEDMKAARSGSIVNLGSISWMLKNGGYPVYVMSKSAVQGLTRGLARDLGPFGIRVNTLVPGWVMTEKQKRLWLDDAGRRQIKEGQCIDEELLPADLARMALFLASDDSRMITAQDVIVDGGWA